Proteins co-encoded in one Methanosphaera sp. genomic window:
- a CDS encoding glutamate--tRNA ligase, which yields MMDIEETIYKYALTNAVEHSNQCQTGSVIGMVMSKNPEMRKDPKTVSMIAGKMTAKVNKLSPDEQKAELEKYGGVQEHKRENTKPKGLPELKNTEDGVVLRFAPNPSGPLHIGHARAAILNKLYQEKYGGKLILRIEDTDPKRVDPDAYESIVEDIKWLGIEPDEIITQSDRMEIYYEYAVKAIELGAAYMCTCDGGEFKKLKDSCTPCPCRDNTVEENLKLWNEFDQMKEGEAVLRVKTDINHKNPAIRDWAAMRLVDEEHPRVGNKYRIYPMMNFSVTVDDHLLGLTHVLRGKDHLANSEKQAYLYKHFGWEVPEFIHYGRLKMDDVELSTSKARAGIADGTYSGWDDPRLGTIRAIARRGIKKEALYELIEEIGPKQADATVSWKKVYGLNRNIIEENTNRYFFIPNAVEVDIEDIPDDKVQQTIERELHYNKPEKGLRKLNFNKTAYIPKDDYDKAKTSQKPLRLMDLVNIDISKDDIAKYNSYTLEDAQKQKASIIQWSPTQDAIKAKVVMQDSTEIEGYIEADAKDAQVDDIVQLERFGFARLDAKTDDELVFYYTHN from the coding sequence ATAATGGATATTGAAGAAACTATTTATAAATATGCTCTAACAAATGCTGTTGAGCATTCAAATCAATGTCAAACAGGATCTGTTATTGGGATGGTAATGTCAAAAAATCCTGAAATGAGAAAAGATCCAAAGACAGTATCAATGATTGCTGGAAAGATGACAGCAAAAGTTAACAAACTCTCACCTGATGAACAGAAAGCTGAACTTGAAAAATATGGTGGAGTACAAGAACATAAAAGAGAAAATACAAAACCAAAAGGTCTACCAGAACTTAAAAATACAGAAGATGGTGTAGTATTAAGATTTGCACCAAACCCTTCAGGACCATTACACATAGGTCATGCAAGAGCAGCAATACTTAATAAATTATACCAGGAAAAATATGGTGGAAAACTTATCTTAAGAATAGAAGATACAGATCCAAAACGTGTAGATCCTGATGCATATGAATCAATAGTTGAAGATATCAAATGGCTTGGTATTGAACCTGATGAAATTATTACACAATCAGACCGTATGGAAATATACTATGAATATGCAGTTAAAGCAATAGAACTTGGTGCAGCATACATGTGTACATGTGATGGTGGAGAATTTAAAAAACTAAAAGATAGTTGTACACCATGTCCATGTCGTGATAACACAGTAGAGGAAAACCTTAAACTCTGGAATGAATTTGACCAGATGAAAGAAGGAGAAGCTGTACTTCGTGTAAAAACAGATATCAACCATAAAAACCCTGCTATCCGTGACTGGGCTGCAATGAGACTTGTTGATGAAGAACATCCAAGAGTAGGAAATAAATACAGAATATATCCTATGATGAACTTTTCAGTTACTGTAGATGATCATCTTCTCGGACTAACACATGTTTTACGTGGAAAAGATCACCTAGCAAATAGTGAAAAACAAGCATACTTATATAAACACTTCGGATGGGAAGTACCAGAATTCATACACTACGGACGTCTAAAAATGGATGATGTAGAATTAAGTACATCAAAAGCACGTGCAGGTATAGCTGACGGCACATATTCAGGATGGGATGACCCAAGACTAGGAACAATCCGTGCAATAGCAAGACGTGGAATTAAAAAAGAAGCACTCTATGAATTAATCGAAGAAATAGGACCAAAACAAGCAGATGCAACAGTAAGCTGGAAGAAAGTATACGGACTAAACCGTAACATAATCGAAGAAAACACAAACAGATACTTCTTCATACCAAATGCAGTAGAAGTAGACATAGAAGATATACCAGATGACAAAGTACAACAAACAATAGAACGTGAACTACACTACAACAAACCAGAAAAAGGACTAAGAAAACTTAACTTCAACAAAACAGCATACATTCCAAAAGATGACTATGACAAGGCAAAAACATCACAAAAACCATTAAGACTAATGGACTTAGTAAATATCGACATAAGCAAAGATGACATAGCAAAATATAACAGCTACACACTAGAAGATGCACAAAAACAAAAAGCATCAATCATCCAATGGAGTCCAACACAAGATGCAATAAAAGCAAAAGTA